cacgcggcaaatctgaaattactgccgggggggggggggggcggtggtagcctggcggtattcTTGTTTTGGCGTGCGCTGCAAGCACGTAGAGCCTAACGCGCCTatataaaaggtccccttaattgCTAGTCCAAGAAACAATTTTTTATATCTTTCTATGGAGTTGATATTTAGAATGATTTAACTAAGCAGGGGAAACTTCTGTTGGTTAAATTGCGGTGAGCAAGCcatccccagattttcagtggcacttaatcgcACAGCGCTGCTGAAATTCCCGTGCAACTGCTGCGGCAAATCGGTAATGATTAACGCaggctaaacgctagagacacccacagaaaTATATGGGAGTCTCTGTTTAgcttgtgcttatttttagcgtgcctttCTAAAACAACCCCAATATTTCCCAGCCATACTGCAGTTGCAGAAGTATCTGCACCtgtagaaagaaaacagaaaaagggggagggggaaatgggacttgatacactgcctttctgaggtttttccaactacattcaaagtggtttacatatattcaggtacttattttgtaccagggacaatggagggttaagtgacttgcccagagtcacaaggagctgcagtgggaattgaacccagttccccagaatcagagtccgctgcactaaccaataggctactcctccactggcaacattccatgtagaagcctgcccttgcagatcagcaacgcggccgcgcaggcttctgtttctgtgagtctgacgtcctgcacgtcagactcacagaaacagaagcccgcgCGGCCATGTTGCTCTGCAAGGGCAGggttcttctacatggaatgttgccagtggactagcaacattccatgtagaatcccaaatagtagtagcattccatgtagaatctcaaatagggaaagggaaatgggacttgatacttgatatgccgcctttctgaggtttttgcagctacattcaaagtggtttacaaatattcaggttcttattttgtaccaggggcaatggagggttaagtgacttgcccagagtcacaaggagctgcagtgggaatcgaactcagttccccaggatcaaagtccactgcactaaccactaggctactcccccactccTATCAAAGTCCTTAACTTTTCCTCACCTGTCCTGTAGGCTAAAAGTACAAAGTTTTATGAGTGGTTCAATTTTCTTTTTGGTATTGTATAtttgtgtttttgtttgaaagactcctgatgcagcatttgttgctgaaacacggccatgtctaGTCCGAACTGAAACGTTTTAATACATTTCCTTGACTATGAACTACTGGAATCCTTGGCTTTGCTGCCTcactcctttttctcttgctattGCATACCCGTGAGGGTTGCATCTCATTTTTCGTGTTGGACCCCTAGTAGCAGATCACAAATGTTCACACGCTAAAATTTACAGCTTCTCCAAAGAAAAGACAGTGTGTGTAGGTCTGTGTCCCCAGCTCTGACCACATTACACACCTGAACATATAGTAATATGAAAAAGTCccttccttcctgactttccCTATTATTGCATacatgtcacactgaatggtttctgatctttaaacaaaatgttaatattagacaaagggaacctgagtaaatacTTAACACGctttttaaattaattaatttatttaaggaacaaagttatctaaCACTCATATAAACCCACGTGAAAAGTAGCTGCCCTCTACACTCAATAACTGTTTGTACCATCTTTAACAGCAATATAAAAGTATACAGATGAGTCcttgaaaagaaacagaagaaccTACACCACAGAATCTCACACAAAAGCAGACAGCAAGTTTGAATAAATATATTGTTCGCCATAACACAGATTTTATAGCTTCCCCTCCCACCATCGCCCCATTAACTCTGTTGTTAATCAGAAATGGAAGCTTACACTTACCTCAATTTTTTGGGACACTTTTTTCTTCAGCTCCTCTGACACAAAGTCCTGGAACACGAAACTCCACCCAAACGCCTCGGCTTCTGTTCTGtattttgttgcccttacaaACTCCCTGGTGTAGGGTGAGGGGAGTGCAAATATATCAAACTTAGATCTCAGTATTAAGAAcacatactggatggaccgtacaggtctttatctgccgtcatttactatgttacatatacCCCCAGATCCTATATATGGAGCTTtcatttccacacggaaatcgaagcatattctataagaatgtgcgtaacttaattggttaactggctaatcagcgctgttaattgaatgttatttatttatttattgtacctgtatcccacattttcccacctatttgcaggctcaatgtggcttacagagatctgttatgacATCGCCATAACAGGgaggaaatacaattggtgttgcacaaagataaaagaaaacaagagGATATGGTCATGCGGCTGTACAGTGAGACATACTGAGTAAAGGAGTGTAGAGTTGTGCAATTATAAGCAGTAATTGGTATTAAGATTTAtccgcacaactcgctaagcgtattctataatgtgctgcgcctaaattctatgacgcatagttgaaaagggggtgtggctgtggGGAGAGAATGGGCAATTCTAAAGTtatgcgctttgttatagaatacacccgctctatgACTAATTTAAGcgtcgggatttacgccaagtaaagcatggcgtaaatggccgtgactacatTTGGTCACATGAAGAGGCACttggcattattctatataccgcgtggaaatttaagccaattctataaaatgtacaCGGACTATACAGAATAACGCTTAGGCGTATTTTTTCTGCGCagaattttttaggcgccaataTATAGGATCTAGCCCATAGCTACCAAGTCTGGGATTCAAACGTTTCCCTCAGAACAAGCCAAAAAGCTAACCAATGTGTGAGACGCTCTCGGAGCTCATTGCAAGTTGAGGTAATTTTCTGCTTCtacattaaccccctaattctaaaattgctaaattgtgcatgcaatttaattgaataacaagcaaaTTAGCAAGGTAATACAGTAAATAAACAGAAGTCAGATCTTTTCCATGAAAAGGAGGACCTGGAATGTGGAGTCACTGAATGAGGATgaaagggggggggcagacagtGAACACATGGAACAGCTTCCCagtggagcagtggcatagctactgtggcgccacgggggcctgggcccctgtagatttggccctggacgtacatgcaggacgtcagtttcacagaaacagaagcctgcttggccacattgctgatctgcaagggcaggactctacatggactgttgctagtggaggagtggcctagtggttagagcactggtcttgcaatccagaggcggccggttcaaatcccactgctgctccttgtgatcttgggcaagccacttaaccctccattgcctcaggtacaagcttagattgtgagccctcctgggacagagaaatatccagagtacctgaatgtaactcaccttgagctactactgaaaaaggtgtgagcaaaatctaaaataaaataaataatgtggcAGTGCTGCTGATTACTATTGGGAACACCTCCCACAGTAGACatgaacaaatatatattttttttaccaagGGAAACTGCGTGCGCTAAATTCAAAATTACCACTGGGTGAGGTAGTATCAATTTGGCATCTGCTACCcgcgggttagtaaaagggcccctcaactgTTTGGGGGGCCCAAACGTAGTCTCTCCTACTAAGGTTCCAGTCTTGTAGCCTTCACAAAATTATTGGGGAGACCCTGTCTTGCACAAtcattcacaaaaaaaaaacatgtggtaATCCTCCGATGAGGAGTGCCACTGTCCCAATATTTACTTGAAATAAACAGGCTCAACCTGGGTTTGGTCACCTGAAATCTTTGTTGGTAACAGGAAACTTGTCAAAAGTGAAGGCCTTCACTGTCACCTCCCTGACAGGCCCTTCGCCGTCCTTCACATCAGCAGAACTGGTTCCCATCTGAAACCTGCCGCCAGGCAGATGTACCATGTTGTCATCCTTCTTAGGAACTACAGGAAGCATGCCCGTGCGGTACATACAGACAGAAAGCAGGAATGTTAAgaaatttgtattttttaatataGTATATGGTACATGTACACAAGACAGCAGGGAGAACACCAGTGTGCAAGCTTGCCAAACTACCCAACACAGAACACTTTAAGGCGAGCACAATGCAAGAACATGACGGCTAGATATAAGGAGGCATAGAAAGTTTATACTTCTGCGGTATCATTTGTGAGGATTCTATGCAAATTTCTTCTTTTTGCTGTGAGCACAACAGGACACGCAATTTTTTAGTCGAGAGATAACAGTATTATGCATATATCCAAGCTGGGAgggaaaaaaaccccccacaattTGAATGTATGCATGTGCTGGAATGTTGTTCTGTGCAAAAATATTGGCATTGCAAAACGTTTATgcacaaaaaacatttttgcaatACCAATATTTTATCTACATAACATTCTAACACATGTGCAGATGAGGACTGACGCTTTCATTTTGCTCAGACCAATTTACAGTACTAGCTGCCTTCAGCGCAAAACAACCTTGTGCACGTGATCAGTGTACTTGCCATGATTAAGCACACAAGCTCTGCATGCTTTAGATTTGCATGTGATTAGCTTACTGCATCAACTAGCAAAACTCTGAAATATTTGCTTTAGAAGCTATGCCTTCAGCGCAAGGCATTCTGTATTGGACCCAATGCATTGTTCCATCAGCCCACATTCCAGGAAAGGCAGCACAGCAATGACAATCACCTACATACACACACGTCTGCCCACCTTATTGATATTCAGCCATTTCTGCTCTATGCCTGGGATAAGCAAATGTACTTTCCACCTTGCACAGATCTGTTAAAGATAACTGAATGGTCTGGGCACGAGAAAGATATATAAATGGAGGATAACCAGGGCTGAAGCCTTCACCACTGATGCTACTGTGCTGAAAGCTGATAAAATCGTTTTTGTGTAAACAGTTAAGAGGTGAGCCAATTCATCTGAATTTCATGAGTTCAGCTAACTGAGTCACAGCCTGTGCCGGGTGGAGCCCCTTGTGTGCACAGAATCAAAGCCCGAAGGGAAGATCCAGGCCAGGGCTTGGGATGACTCAACAGCGAGTCATCATCATCCTGCTGCCTCCAGATCCAGAGCTGCACAGCGCCAGGTCGGTTCTTTCCTCTTTTCTGCTCCCGTGGGAGATCTCAGTGTGACTGACTCTGTGTGCCCCATTTTGGTGCATATTGGGAGAAAGGGTGGGGGATGCAATCTACCAGCACTGACCTTGCTGAGCAGGAGTCCCGGGAACGGACAAGCACACAACAGCCAGCAAGAGCCACCAGGCAAACATGATCAACCCAGACAGCAGGGAGGACGGACAACACGGAGAAGATCCAACCGGAACCAAAGACATAGACCGCCCTGCGGCTTCCGCCTCCCGCTGCGTTTCACGCAAGGAACCTCCTTGGTTTTACGTGTTCTGAAGAGGTGCTAAACAAGGAgttttaaacctccttggttctaAACACCCTTGGGtgcagaagtgtgtgtgtgtgtgtggggtggggatgCATTGCAGATTGCATTGCATATTGCATTGCATtaagaaggttagattgagaacaggagacagtacGAAGCTATCTGGATTGAAGCCAGGAGGCGGAGCttgccaccacactggttcacctaaaacaatagcaaatgctattgaaaacaatagtgaaagattagaaataagggactgcctatgcatctgtaaaaagtcaaaagctgttccagttggataggcagtgccttaaaaggtggaggagaaaagatttttttttaacttatttgacagctttttaatttacttgaaagtttcccatatgtagatatcaCTAGCATGAAattaaaactgaatatcactaaaacagcttccaaaattattgtagctggtggtaaaggctctattttgggctcatttttctacactgttgtaTAATACAGCCACATTTCAGTGAgtatatcctgtttactgatgggttcatcttaactgttgtaatctgctttgggaagcctggtgttataaagattggaagtaaaattaaactctcctttcattgggacacatggaatcacatcttcaacaCATCTCTttggtacaaatggattattctgttttgagcaatttttggggacaagtggttttcataaatcaaaataataaaaataaatattttctttcatgcagatctctcatttgtttaaacataactaaatgggctataagcctctaatgcaggccattggttttcttatattttgtccttgtgatgacttatactgtgccaaaactggaaatacagtgagacagaataatagaattcagtaacatccaaaacttattcaTTAACgttataattgtgttcacatttgggtaataactgagaaaatgctgttgaagaatgacttgaagaagaaataaatatatatataacaaaattggaaaatgttggcacatttaaacTGATTCTGGACTTCTGCAAGAAGGTAGCTCTGTCCTCTTTATTGAATATCTCTcctttaaatagtagtaataatattAAGCACATTTTTATAGTAttgcactgcattccacaaaacaagaggagcaagttcccacaaaccctctttctcttttgatctagtcacaggaaaaaaaaagataaagattgtaaatgctcccaggtttcaacctaattcatgtttaatgtgggatataaattagatagatagatagaaactctgaatgttgagcacctgattctcataacatgatgtctgttttagtggtcctttaccaggagaaaaaaaacttcctgcacaaatataacagacgctagggtgtccctataaccagctcctccaaatgacacactgatcatggtttataacaaattactactctagttattccattattatacttcttctgtgaacatccgtatgctgcacaagctggcatgtttgaaaatataagtgagatcaaataaaagtgctaccaataataaaaaaaaccaacaatgtggatgcagcagctgataggtttgtttgcttcttTATGAGTGTACTTGAATGATGGCTGcacagggaagggggaagggaaggggaaacagagataaACCAatctggcttcaactttttgatgtcataccTATTCAGCTTCCTTGGTTTCATGCACACTTCCAACTTTCACATGCGTTTTAGCAAAGTCAATAAAACCTTGTTGCCTGTAACTTGTGGCAGCAGCTGTATGTACAGATTAACCCCTTTACTTCAATCCCATCACCCTGTTATGATTCAATCGCATTGCATGTGCTTTGTCATCCAGGACCTCTTAGCTCAAGGACTTTATTACAACCCCTCTTGGTTCCACTGACTCGGGCACAGGAGCCAAATTTTCAAACTGATTAGGGGTGCTAAATTCAATAAGTAAATGTTCCCTCATCACAGCAAATTAACTTGCTCACTGTTAGGGTGGTGACGGTCAAGCACTCAAGAGAGGGGTACCAGGGTCTACAAGCGGGTTTGTTTTGCACCTACCTTGACAGTAATGAATCTCACTTCTAAGCCGGGGTTCCTagaatatgatctcagtctctgatTTACTGCTTACACTTGGTATAGTATTTGCATTGCACTAGGGTTactatattttgtcccccaaaattTTGTATCTGATTAGCACATTCAAATATAGTAGCTATTGGCACCTCCATATAGTAACATACAAAATACATAGTTTTATCCAGTCGGCCCTTTTTGCTTGCCGGTCCTACGTTTTTTAGAATGACACATAATTTTTACGATTAACTTAAGACTCACACAAACTTTGTGCGTGCTCGctccctttttaaaaaaagctttttttgtaGCGCAACCATGCAACCTTGTAAATGCTGACAGTTGTAGTTTTATATAGAAATTTAGTCAGGgcaaatatttttcaaagcgtTTTTTCTACCTATTTTCTCATATAATTTTGTCCCCTTAGACTTAGACATTTCAGCACACCAACATACAGATGCTTTAACCTATATTGTGGATCTCAATAGTACTTTGAATATCTTTCACTCTGTTGCTTATGTTGGCAAGATACCTTACGCACAAGCATGCGCAGAAGTCACTTTTACATTTTGGCGCGCTTTTGGCCATTTAAATAACTGACTAACCAAGGACGCCTCTTGATACCTCATTCAGACCGCTCTGGCAGTACGCAAAGTTTTCATCGTTTATCTAGGTAAGTCCTAACCCCCACCTTTTTTatctattttcatttatttttgtttttctttgtcacATTAGGCGTATTCTGCACATGCGTTATGCTCTTCCCGGTTCTTCAACTCTGagacccccttaaaaaaaaattgttaacataCGTATATCGGCAGTATAACTTTGGGATTATAACCTTCATATTTTTTCAAAAGGAAGAACACGGTCATTACTCTAATCGGTAGCCTTTTTCCACCCAAGAGAGTCTTAAGTACTTAAGTGATAATATAGTACAGACAGATTTAACAATATGTCCGAACATACGTTCGTTACTGTGCTTCTTCCTAGCATCATTCTCCTGTATATTTTAGATGAGTGggttccccctttcttccttttttctttctgtccATAGGGTTTTATTTGTTACCAACTTCGTTTACAAAATTAGATAGGAATATCTTTTTTTCAACATTGACATTACATCATAAGGTCAGTACATTTTATTAAATGTTGGctttgcaatatatatatatatatatttattttattttattgcatttgtatcccacattttcccacctttttgcggactcagtgtggcttacaatacacgatgaatgatggaaatacaatttgttacaactcggttatggattacattgtgaagagttatgcatatatatatatattcacacatTGTTTTACATAATGTTTTTATGCTTATGTGTTTAGTCATGAGACATTATATATGACAATGTTTATACATTTTCTCATATAATTCATTTATATGTATTATTTTAATTATAGTTTTATTATgtacgtacgccttgtagcgctatagaaatgctaaatagtagtagtagtagtagtttttgtttttgaatgttttattgCTCTCATGTTTATGCTACTTACGGGACATATTCACATTTTATACGAAATGTTTTccatcactttttaaaaaatatataattcatTTATATGTGATAtgtctaaatatatattttttaattgtgatATTTTTTAGTTTTCACTTTCATAAGttttattgtatatatatttttgtagactcctgacgcagcaCTGGTTTCAATGAGCAGTAtcaagcactacaaatcccacactgctttgacaTGTCAGTTCAAAAACCAAGACTGATCAAAAGGTTTCCGGCCTGGAACTCTGTAACTTGGCAACTCTGAGCCTGTTCCAACCCGAGCTAGCGCAACAGAGAACACAGATataaatgggcagattggatgtcTTTTTCTGCTGATATTCTCCATGTTTCTGATCACATCAAATGTTCAATGACCAAGTTCGTTCTGTTGCTGTGGGAGTTGGAATTCTTCTATCAGATGTGAATATGGCTCCAAAAAAATTAGGACTaattgagccagtccaggttttacttccattgctttcaatggaagtaaaatccggattggctcaatctgtccttttctttttctggagccatatggtatgcctggatagggttaccatgtggctccagaaaaaaagaggacagattgagccagtccatgTTTTATTCCATTGTAAgtattgactcccccccccccccccatccccaccctagcCCTCTAAACTTGCCTTTGACCAGCAGCTGCAGCACTAAAGACAGGCTGTCTACAGCTGGCCTGGGACTTTTCCTCTACTACATTCTACCTTGCCAGaagcagaaagttgcatcagaaaggTTAAAACATGGCAGAGAGAAGGTCCCAGACTAGCCGGAGACAGCGTGTGTTTAGCACTGCAGCAGCCGGATGAAGgctgggtatgtgtgtgtgtggggggggggaagagtaaaaGGAAGAGTGAGAGATGTCAAAgtgtaggagggagggaaggaaaaagaagggattgAGAGATAGAGAACTGCCAGACCACCAGACTATGGGGGCAGGACCAATGATGAAAGGAATATTTTGGTGGGCCAGGGCCCTGGTAGCCCacgtccggtccaggagatttgctattcttcaatttgtagaactgccccattacatcctccagggttATAGAGaagtcattcagtttctccgactcgtcagcttcgaataccatttctggcaccggtatctcacccaaatcttcttcggtgaagaccaaagcaaagaatttatttaatctctctgctacggctttgtcttccctgatcaccccttttactccttggtcatctagcagtccaaccgattcttttgctggcttcctgcttttaatatacctaaaaaaatgtttactatctgactcattttcgaaagagaagagcacccatctttctacacaaatcgggagatgggcgttcttctctcagatatggcgaaatcggcataatcgaaagccaattttggccgccctcaactgcagtccgtcggaaGAGCGGCCAAAGtgtaagggggcgtgttggaatcTTAGGCGGGCGTGTCGGAAGCTTAGCAAAGGTGGGAagggcgtggttaacacatgggcgctctcggccgataatggaaaaaagaagggcggccctgacgagcatttgaccggttttacttggtccatttattttcatgaccaagcctcaaaaaggtggctgaactgaccagatgaccaccggagggaataggggatcacctccccttactcccccagtggtcaccaaccccctcccaccaaaaacaaagtttacaaacattttttgccagcctctatgccagcctcaaatgtcatacccagctccatcacagcagtatgcaggtccctggagcagtttttagtgggtgcagtgcacttcaggcaggcggacccaggcccatccccccctacctgttacacttgtgttggaaaatgttgagccctccaacccccccccccaaaaaaaaaccactgtacccacatgtaggtgtccccccttcacccataagggctatggtagtagtggtgtacagttgtggggagtgagtttggggggaGATTTgttatggggggctcagcacccaaggaaagggagctatgtacctgggaggaaGTTcttaagtccattgcagtgccccctagggtg
This sequence is a window from Microcaecilia unicolor chromosome 13, aMicUni1.1, whole genome shotgun sequence. Protein-coding genes within it:
- the SUMF2 gene encoding inactive C-alpha-formylglycine-generating enzyme 2 isoform X3; this encodes MSLVPVGSSPCCPSSLLSGLIMFAWWLLLAVVCLSVPGTPAQQVPKKDDNMVHLPGGRFQMGTSSADVKDGEGPVREVTVKAFTFDKFPVTNKDFREFVRATKYRTEAEAFGWSFVFQDFVSEELKKKVSQKIESAPWWLPVDRAFWRQPAGPGSGIKDRLEYPVLQVSWNDAQAFCKWRGQRLPTEEEWEYAARGGLENKIYPWGNKFLQNRANLWQGRFPEQDTADDGYHGISPVMAYSPQNNYGKDFLPLPQLLCILKAGS